The Candidatus Latescibacter sp. genome contains the following window.
GCCGCCAGGATTTCTATCCGGCGCTCAACCAGTCGGAGCTGACTGTAAGCGAAACCGTCCGCCCGGATGTCCTGCGGGTCGATGCGGACACGGAAACCCCCGGTTTTCAGACCTTTCTTGTTCAGAGCGACAAAGGTGAATGGAAAGAGAATGCTTCTTCGTCCTTCGAGTGGCCGCTCCACGAGGGTTTGAATACGCTCCGGGTGAAAGTAAGGAACACTGCCGGAACGCTGGGGCCGGAAAGCTTTGTATCGGTGATGATGAATCAATAAAGATTGTCTGAACCACTGATGCGTGTGATTCTTGTGATAAAAGATGATGTTTAATAGATGCTGAAACAAGTTCAGCATAACACTGTCACCCCGAACTTGTTTCGGGGTCTATTGCGCTCTGCCATTTGCAGCGGATGTGACATGAATTTCAAGTTCATTACCTCACCCCCGTCCCCTCTCCTATCCAGGAGAGGGGTGACTCATCACCTGTACTGTTATTTCCCTCTCCTGACTCCGGGGTTCCCGCAAGTGCTTGCACTTGTGGGGTGGATAGAGAGGGTGCCCGAAGGGCGGGTGAGGTTTTCGGCTGAGTCGGGAGTTTCATATCATTATTGTCAGATCATATTTAAATCCTGTAAATCTTGTAAATCCTGTCTAAAAGTTTTTTCTCATTTATAAGGTATCCGCCATGAATCGACGCACTTTTCTTGGAACAACCGCCGGAGGCGGGAAGCTTTCCGGGCTTTCATTGAAAGAGCTGCGGGAGCGCTACCATTCCTATCTTTTCGATGAATTCCTGCCGTTCATGGACAAATATGTCATCGATACCGAGTACGGAGGATTCATGTGCAGCGCCGACCGTGACGGCGCCCGGCTGAACACCGACAAGAACGCCTGGTACCTGGGCCGTGGAACCTGGACCTATTCCTACCTTTATAATCACATCACGAAAGACCCGCACCATCTCGATGTGGCGCGCCGTGCGGTGGAATTTACCCTGAAACTGAAACCCTCCGGCGATACCCTCTTCACCCGTATGATAACCCGCGAGGGCAAACCCAAGGAAGGGCCGGACACTCAGGTCTACAGCGACATGTTTATCGCGGGCGGGCTGGCCGAATTCTCCAAGGCTTCCGGCGACATGCAGTACTGGGATATCGCCAAAGAGATCATGCTGAAATGCGTCCGAGTGTACGACCGTCCCGACTATTACCCGAACATCGCGGCATCCTACCAATTGGGCGCAGCCCCTCTCCAATTACCCGGAGCGCGGATCGGGGGAGTATGGATGACCCTCGTTCTATGCGCAACCCGGATGCTCGAGCTGAAACCCGATCCCGAGGTTGAAAAGGTGGCGGCGCGCAGTGTGGACGCGGTGATGAACTATCATTTCAATCCGGACTTCGCCCTCAACAACGAGCTTATCAACCACGATCTCTCCCGTCCCGCAAGCCCGTTCGACCAGTTTGCCTACACCAGCCACGCCTGGGAGACCCTCTGGATGATCATGGCCGAGGCCATGCGCCTCAAGGATAAAAAGCTCTTCGATCTAGCCGCTGAGCGGTTTCGGCGGCATATCGAGTGCTCCTGGGACCATGTTTACGGCGGCGCGTTCTCCGGCTGCCGCAATATCGCCCGTAACGACTGGATCCTGGAAAAGGCGATGTGGCCGCACGAGGAGATTCTCATCGGCGCCATGATGGTCATAGAGCACACCGGCGCCAACTGGGCGCAGGAGCTGTTCTCAAAGACTTTCGCCTATGTCAACGACAACTTTTACATGAAAAAATATGGTTTCCCGATGTT
Protein-coding sequences here:
- a CDS encoding AGE family epimerase/isomerase, with the translated sequence MNRRTFLGTTAGGGKLSGLSLKELRERYHSYLFDEFLPFMDKYVIDTEYGGFMCSADRDGARLNTDKNAWYLGRGTWTYSYLYNHITKDPHHLDVARRAVEFTLKLKPSGDTLFTRMITREGKPKEGPDTQVYSDMFIAGGLAEFSKASGDMQYWDIAKEIMLKCVRVYDRPDYYPNIAASYQLGAAPLQLPGARIGGVWMTLVLCATRMLELKPDPEVEKVAARSVDAVMNYHFNPDFALNNELINHDLSRPASPFDQFAYTSHAWETLWMIMAEAMRLKDKKLFDLAAERFRRHIECSWDHVYGGAFSGCRNIARNDWILEKAMWPHEEILIGAMMVIEHTGANWAQELFSKTFAYVNDNFYMKKYGFPMFQRSGARKVVFIPHYNNVDLFHNPRHLMLNMLALDRMIKRGGKTSGFWKG